The Lycium barbarum isolate Lr01 chromosome 11, ASM1917538v2, whole genome shotgun sequence genome contains the following window.
cttttaacaccctcgaatggggccaaaatcttttaacaccctcgaatggggactgccatatcaaaatttgacaaggcaaggattcaggtgtccgaacctaatctatgataAGTAAGCGGTTGGAAAACATCGGCCCTAAAATGCCTAACATGATTCACaaacgtctgaattcacaaagcacaAATAAGTCCCACGGACAAATCATTCAATCAAATCCTCGAATAAAAATATACCGAATGAAGGAAAAATCCAACACATAGGCACAGTTCGGAAAAAATGACTCCGAGCCTTTGATTTGTTCTTTAACGGGATAAGCGATaaggcaaaagtcataacaagcATTCGGATAAAAGAATAAAGAGATGATCAAAAGAAAAATGCACATTCCATATACGAAGGGTTTTACATCCGAACGTTCCACAAATTCAAAAAGCAAAAACAAGCCAAAAaggcaaaaataaaagaaaggctAGTGCAGGTCTTGATCTACCCGGTACGACTGGAGTCGAAGTTCTCAGAAACTGATCGCTTGGAATCCTCAAACTCAGGGTCGAGGGCTTTCTTAGCCTGCTCCTCGATTGTCTTGGCTTCGAGTATCAGAGCCGGGAGGTCCCCTAATCCTTTTTGAGCTTGTTTAAGGGTAACCCTCTGGGACTTCCACCAGTCATATTCAACCGCAATCGTGGTacgagcctcggcagcctccacgTCCTTAAGAGACTCTTCTAAGTCAGCCTCAACTTTGGCCAAATTAGCGGCTAATTCTGATCTCTCTCTGTCAAGAATTCCTTGAACTTGAGTAGCCGACCTAAGCTCGGCCTTAATAGTGTCATTATCCTCGACTGCCTCCTCGAATTTGCTTTTGAGCTCATCACAAATTCGGGCCCAATCCTCGGCTTTCTGCTCAACTACCCTCAACTTCTCTTTGTCCTTAGCGTTCTTAGATTCAAGCAGTCGATGCCTCTCTGCCATCTTCACAGCATCGGCCTTGACCGAATCAAGCTCACTTCGAAGTTGAGAGATAGTGGCCTCGAGTTCACCAAGCCTCAAAGAAAAATGGGCATTGTCTTGGCTAAGGCCGGCCTTATCCGCTTCCAGGAGACGGTTCTTTTCAACCATTCTGGCCAACTCAGCCTTCAAAcgaaggttttcggccttcgcCGCTTCGAGCTCGGGTTGTTGGACAGGGCAGCGGCCCGGTTTAATTCATCTTCTTTTTCTCGCAgaaggtgctggaacttctctGTTTCACGACCCTGGGCATCTAGCTGGCCCTTTAAGtcgtcaacctcttgctgagcatGGATAAAGGCCTCATTGATGAGCACAACACTATGTCGAAGAAACAAATAAAGTTAAAGCTACAGCTGAGGTTGAAATTGAATTATGGAATGATTGGATGATAAGCTTACCCGATTGTCCATGTGCATGCCTTCGTTAATG
Protein-coding sequences here:
- the LOC132619962 gene encoding uncharacterized protein LOC132619962; this encodes MVEKNRLLEADKAGLSQDNAHFSLRLGELEATISQLRSELDSVKADAVKMAERHRLLESKNAKDKEKLRVVEQKAEDWARICDELKSKFEEAVEDNDTIKAELRSATQVQGILDRERSELAANLAKVEADLEESLKDVEAAEARTTIAVEYDWWKSQRVTLKQAQKGLGDLPALILEAKTIEEQAKKALDPEFEDSKRSVSENFDSSRTG